In the genome of Chryseobacterium arthrosphaerae, one region contains:
- a CDS encoding 4Fe-4S binding protein, with product MAIKITDECINCGACEPECPNNAIYEGAVDWKASEGTTLQGTVTLPSGLTVDANAPQEPVSDDVYFIVTDKCTECKGFHEEPQCAAVCPVDCCVPDEDHVESEEALLNKKAFLHGE from the coding sequence ATGGCTATTAAAATAACTGATGAATGCATTAACTGCGGGGCTTGCGAACCGGAATGTCCAAATAATGCAATATATGAAGGAGCCGTAGACTGGAAAGCTTCTGAAGGTACAACACTTCAAGGTACTGTAACGCTTCCTTCAGGACTTACTGTAGATGCGAACGCACCTCAGGAACCTGTAAGTGATGATGTTTATTTCATTGTTACAGACAAATGTACTGAATGTAAAGGATTCCATGAGGAGCCGCAATGTGCTGCCGTATGTCCGGTAGACTGCTGCGTACCTGATGAAGACCATGTAGAATCTGAAGAAGCACTGCTTAATAAAAAAGCATTCTTACACGGCGAATAA